One part of the Mycolicibacterium aromaticivorans JS19b1 = JCM 16368 genome encodes these proteins:
- a CDS encoding response regulator, with protein MKLATRLAIVCGCALLAVILANTLYTVQLRRITDLYEERSQARDGQVAALDIQRDLKALLITRDRLLLATDPARRAELDGQLDNLGQSVDTELRAAAETNDNSTIRMLSQQALATWTAFRSELPSTQNAGAPTLSDRGTEGQVALLESQLSNVEQEAGKAVDNANTQAAKAVTFARTMLWIFASAIVLVLGILLYFTSRNIHRTVTRAAEQNEKARRAKEIQASLMTEVQTATDLPAAAAIIVSRTAQALDAKHGALYLRQTGTVDEFALVASYAFHRRKDLPYSFRLGDGLVGQCALEGNRIEVTGAPSDYVEIVSGLGKTDPVSLILIPIKSESEVHGVLELAGLRLFSDDDVELAESIALGAGVALSAIESAQRTSELLRLSQAQTEELQAQEEELRTANEQLTQREDQLSAQNAELEETTEELRSQQEELKASSERLETQAQSLEAKNEELHRLSQTLEAKAEELAVSSRYKSEFLANMSHELRTPLNSILILAGLLADSEDSLTDKQQEFAETIQQSGKDLLNLIDEVLDLAKVESGSLRLEREVIVVSDLVAFLERTFRPIAENKGVDFRVVVNDSAPAQLTSDYTRVKQIAKNLIANAIKFTDEGSVTVALSGTGDKEGNPGNGYLALAVTDTGIGIDENDHHLIFESFQQAARGTTRQYGGTGLGLAISRELARNLGGEITLRSALGQGSTFTCRLPVAGQHGADSAPSSTPTSELTPSSPVAEPVATRVSGNGAGPALADTSPRQLDGAFERIGAVDISDIDWPRGTKPVLLVVEDDPTFAGLLVELATEAGFVAVVTASGRTALALAKERQPAAITLDIGLPDMAGWVVLDVLKHDLATRHIPVNVISGSNDDGRGRRMGAIHTLNKPADVADLRSMFGAVAEFLKPGPRHVLVAEDDASQRQVVKHMIESDDIAITCVGTGQQVLAELAGPTSYDCLVLDLGLPDMDGIDLIERVKDQLKQKHLPVIVHTGRELTMAETQRLEVLASAIVLKNAKSPERLLDETALFLHRVANDMPDTAREILSNPKRIDESLKGNTVLLVDDDVRNVFSLGSALKRYGITVIPARNGQEGLDSLAAHPEVGLVLMDIMMPVMDGYEAMRRIRAESRWRSLPIVALTAKAMKGDRQKCLDAGASDYVTKPVDMDQLTSVLRVWLGSRLRGQQGAATTNE; from the coding sequence ATGAAGCTTGCGACCCGATTGGCAATCGTGTGCGGATGCGCGCTGCTGGCCGTCATCTTGGCGAACACGCTCTATACCGTTCAATTGCGGCGGATCACCGATCTCTACGAGGAGCGCAGCCAAGCCCGCGATGGCCAGGTCGCCGCACTCGACATCCAACGGGATCTGAAGGCGTTGCTGATCACCCGCGACAGGTTGCTGCTCGCCACTGACCCGGCGCGCCGCGCAGAACTCGACGGCCAGCTCGACAACCTCGGTCAATCGGTCGACACCGAGCTTCGGGCGGCCGCCGAGACCAATGACAACAGCACCATCCGCATGCTGTCCCAACAAGCGTTGGCAACCTGGACGGCATTCCGGTCCGAGCTGCCGAGCACCCAAAATGCGGGAGCTCCAACACTTTCCGACCGAGGGACCGAAGGACAGGTCGCGCTGCTGGAGAGTCAGCTCAGCAACGTCGAGCAGGAGGCGGGCAAGGCCGTCGACAACGCCAACACTCAAGCCGCCAAGGCGGTCACCTTCGCCCGCACCATGCTGTGGATCTTCGCCAGCGCGATCGTCCTGGTATTGGGCATACTGCTGTACTTCACCAGCCGCAACATCCATCGCACCGTGACGCGGGCTGCCGAACAGAACGAAAAGGCCAGGCGCGCCAAGGAGATCCAGGCGAGTCTGATGACCGAGGTGCAGACCGCGACCGACCTGCCGGCTGCGGCGGCGATCATCGTGTCACGAACCGCTCAGGCACTCGACGCCAAGCACGGTGCCCTCTATCTGCGCCAGACGGGCACGGTCGACGAGTTCGCTCTGGTCGCGTCGTATGCCTTCCACCGACGCAAGGATCTGCCGTACTCCTTCAGGCTGGGAGATGGTCTGGTCGGCCAGTGTGCCTTGGAGGGCAATCGGATCGAAGTCACCGGGGCACCGAGCGACTATGTCGAGATCGTCTCGGGGCTGGGTAAAACGGATCCCGTGTCGCTCATCTTGATCCCGATCAAGTCCGAGTCGGAGGTCCACGGCGTTCTCGAGCTGGCCGGCCTGAGGCTGTTCTCCGACGATGATGTCGAACTCGCGGAGAGCATCGCGCTGGGCGCCGGAGTGGCCCTGAGCGCCATCGAGTCGGCGCAGAGGACCAGCGAGTTGTTGCGACTGTCGCAGGCGCAGACCGAGGAGTTGCAAGCACAGGAAGAAGAGCTGCGCACGGCGAACGAGCAATTGACGCAACGCGAGGACCAGCTGTCGGCGCAGAATGCCGAACTGGAGGAGACGACCGAGGAACTGCGTTCCCAGCAGGAGGAGCTCAAGGCGAGTTCGGAACGGCTGGAGACCCAGGCCCAGTCTCTGGAGGCCAAGAACGAAGAGCTCCACCGGCTCAGCCAGACCCTGGAGGCGAAGGCGGAGGAACTCGCTGTCTCGTCGCGGTACAAGTCGGAGTTCCTGGCGAACATGTCGCATGAACTGCGCACACCGCTGAACAGCATTTTGATCCTCGCCGGTCTCCTGGCTGATTCCGAGGATTCGCTCACCGACAAACAGCAGGAGTTCGCCGAGACGATTCAACAGTCCGGCAAGGACCTGTTGAACCTCATCGACGAGGTTCTCGACCTCGCCAAGGTCGAATCCGGATCCCTGCGCCTCGAGCGCGAAGTGATCGTGGTGAGCGACCTCGTCGCCTTCCTCGAGCGCACGTTCCGGCCGATAGCGGAGAACAAGGGCGTCGACTTCCGGGTCGTGGTGAATGACTCTGCCCCAGCACAACTCACCAGCGACTACACGCGTGTGAAACAGATTGCGAAGAATCTGATCGCCAACGCGATCAAGTTCACCGACGAGGGATCGGTGACCGTAGCGCTGTCGGGCACAGGTGACAAAGAGGGCAATCCGGGCAACGGCTATCTCGCGTTGGCCGTCACCGACACCGGGATCGGCATCGACGAGAACGATCATCACCTCATTTTCGAGTCCTTCCAACAGGCAGCCCGGGGCACCACCCGGCAGTACGGCGGCACCGGGCTCGGACTGGCGATCAGCCGGGAACTGGCCCGCAACCTCGGCGGCGAGATCACCCTCCGCAGCGCGCTGGGACAGGGGTCCACGTTCACCTGCCGCCTGCCCGTTGCGGGTCAGCACGGGGCTGACTCCGCGCCGTCCTCGACCCCGACCTCTGAGCTCACGCCGAGCAGCCCGGTCGCCGAACCGGTTGCAACGCGAGTGTCCGGGAACGGCGCCGGGCCGGCCTTAGCCGACACCTCGCCTCGCCAACTCGACGGCGCGTTCGAGCGCATCGGCGCGGTGGACATCTCGGACATCGACTGGCCGCGCGGAACCAAGCCGGTCCTGTTGGTGGTCGAGGACGACCCGACGTTCGCGGGGTTGTTGGTCGAACTGGCCACCGAGGCCGGTTTCGTCGCGGTTGTCACGGCCAGCGGCCGAACGGCTCTGGCACTGGCCAAGGAACGCCAACCCGCCGCGATCACGTTGGACATCGGCCTGCCGGATATGGCCGGCTGGGTGGTCCTCGATGTCCTCAAACATGACCTCGCGACGCGCCATATCCCGGTCAACGTCATCTCGGGCTCCAATGACGACGGCCGCGGTCGGCGGATGGGCGCCATCCACACGCTGAACAAGCCCGCCGACGTCGCCGACCTCCGTTCGATGTTCGGTGCGGTCGCCGAATTCCTCAAGCCCGGACCGCGACATGTACTGGTCGCCGAGGACGACGCCAGCCAGCGTCAGGTCGTCAAGCACATGATCGAGAGCGACGACATCGCGATCACCTGTGTCGGGACCGGTCAGCAGGTGCTGGCCGAATTGGCCGGGCCGACGTCCTACGACTGTCTGGTCCTCGATCTGGGGCTGCCCGACATGGATGGCATCGACCTCATCGAGCGGGTCAAGGACCAGCTCAAGCAGAAGCATCTGCCGGTAATCGTGCACACCGGGCGGGAATTGACGATGGCCGAGACACAGCGCCTCGAAGTGCTCGCCTCCGCGATCGTGTTGAAGAACGCGAAGTCGCCCGAGCGGTTGCTGGATGAAACAGCGTTGTTCCTGCATCGGGTGGCCAACGACATGCCCGACACGGCGCGTGAGATCCTGTCGAACCCGAAGCGGATCGACGAAAGCCTCAAGGGCAACACCGTGTTGCTCGTCGACGACGACGTCCGCAACGTGTTCTCCCTGGGCAGCGCGCTGAAGCGATACGGCATCACGGTGATTCCCGCGCGCAACGGCCAGGAAGGACTCGACAGCCTCGCCGCCCACCCCGAGGTGGGCCTGGTGCTGATGGACATCATGATGCCCGTCATGGACGGGTACGAGGCGATGCGCCGGATCCGAGCTGAATCACGCTGGCGCAGTTTGCCTATCGTGGCGCTGACCGCAAAGGCCATGAAAGGTGACCGGCAGAAATGTCTGGATGCAGGGGCCTCTGACTACGTCACCAAGCCGGTCGACATGGATCAACTCACATCGGTGCTGAGGGTCTGGCTCGGCAGCCGGTTGCGTGGCCAGCAGGGGGCGGCAACCACCAATGAGTGA
- a CDS encoding EAL domain-containing protein yields MDGVVEGSTTTEGKQTVLVVDDDARLRDLLCTVLMPLDCELVQAGSGEEALTALLQRKVSVIVLDINMPGMGGFETAQLIREADELASTPIIFLTGQADDGDLDRGYDLGAVDFLLKPVSAAVLYAKVKALLELDRSFARLRIEAAKLHEQQLQIARAAESRQREELALARRRARLATIFTEGSLDLAALEKTIVTELSRIFSAECLLRVPVRDNDWHDTFSDPEADRTPEAVQSWLAEQVVGAVRGVTPHAAVLVEELMARGEHVGFVCVGRTDGPAFSEVEAALFRGVSAAAALAISNATLYRVQAEYAAVMQATADAILAVDVSGAIRSCNKAATALFSGHTDTLIGRSIVDLATDAHRARLREQLDLTLATHQEVSMEMTFAAGTRRPVDVLITLSPIGESVDLHVAVVVHDLTEIKQAQTVISHLASHDPLTDLANRRQLNERLAELSRCRDGKLVALLYMDVNRFKSVNDTYGHDTGDELLVEVAARLRSAAGNDALVCRIGGDEFIVVFEDVPSVDHAVAAGNRILQRVQGEPVRCKAVTLHPSLSMGISCLGGSARTPEELLSQADIAMFESKKNRLDECVLYTDGIGSRHRGKVDLRSEVAGAISRSEFRMAYQPIVNSVTGALFGLEALVRWRIGGEEMPATDIIALAESAGQITPLSRWILMRSFDDYASLGRDDLKLHVNLSTDHVQDGSFLDDLIGAQRDCGIPPENICLELTERTFYGDPAPACVALRHARSIGFNLAIDDFGVDHASMTNLLHVPVDWLKIDRTFVAEVHDDQRVQRLVRSQIALAACMHVDLIAEGVENQKQADWLRDAGCLLQQGFLYAHPIEAIDLDVQVEKWPRAWTIGDSGEARVI; encoded by the coding sequence ATGGATGGCGTGGTGGAGGGGTCCACGACAACCGAGGGCAAACAGACGGTGCTGGTGGTCGACGACGACGCCCGTCTGCGGGACCTGTTGTGCACTGTGCTGATGCCGCTGGACTGCGAGCTTGTCCAGGCCGGCTCGGGTGAAGAGGCGCTCACGGCGCTGCTTCAGCGCAAGGTGTCCGTGATCGTCCTGGACATCAACATGCCGGGGATGGGCGGATTCGAGACGGCACAACTCATCCGGGAAGCCGACGAGTTGGCCTCGACGCCGATCATCTTTCTCACCGGCCAGGCGGACGATGGGGATCTGGATCGCGGCTACGATCTCGGCGCGGTCGACTTTCTGCTGAAACCGGTTTCCGCGGCGGTGTTGTACGCCAAAGTGAAGGCTTTGCTGGAGCTGGATCGGTCCTTCGCCAGGTTGCGGATCGAGGCAGCGAAGCTGCATGAACAACAACTCCAGATCGCCCGAGCCGCCGAGAGCCGGCAGCGCGAGGAGTTGGCCCTCGCGCGGCGGCGGGCGAGGTTGGCAACCATCTTCACCGAAGGCAGCCTTGATCTGGCCGCGCTGGAGAAGACCATCGTCACCGAGTTGAGCCGCATCTTCTCGGCGGAGTGCCTGCTCCGGGTGCCTGTTCGTGACAACGATTGGCACGACACATTTTCCGATCCGGAGGCGGACCGAACGCCGGAAGCGGTTCAGTCGTGGCTTGCCGAGCAAGTCGTCGGCGCCGTCCGGGGCGTCACACCACACGCGGCGGTATTGGTCGAGGAGTTGATGGCCCGCGGTGAACATGTCGGCTTCGTCTGTGTCGGCCGAACCGATGGCCCCGCCTTCTCCGAAGTCGAAGCGGCGCTGTTCCGGGGGGTCTCGGCGGCGGCCGCCCTCGCGATTTCCAATGCCACCCTGTACCGCGTCCAAGCCGAGTACGCCGCCGTCATGCAGGCCACCGCCGACGCGATCCTCGCCGTGGACGTTTCGGGCGCCATTCGCAGCTGCAACAAAGCCGCGACCGCCCTGTTCAGCGGACACACCGACACCCTGATCGGCCGGTCCATCGTCGACCTTGCCACCGATGCTCACCGAGCGCGATTGCGTGAGCAATTGGACCTCACTCTCGCGACACACCAAGAGGTGTCGATGGAGATGACGTTCGCCGCCGGCACCCGTCGTCCCGTCGATGTCTTGATCACGCTGTCGCCGATCGGTGAATCCGTCGATTTGCACGTCGCGGTCGTGGTTCATGACCTGACCGAGATCAAACAAGCCCAGACGGTGATCAGCCATCTGGCGAGCCACGACCCCCTGACCGATCTGGCCAATCGACGGCAACTCAACGAGCGGCTCGCGGAGCTGTCCCGCTGCCGCGACGGAAAACTCGTGGCGCTGCTGTACATGGACGTCAACAGGTTCAAGTCGGTCAATGACACCTATGGCCATGACACCGGCGACGAATTGCTCGTCGAAGTGGCCGCACGACTTCGGTCGGCCGCCGGGAACGACGCGCTGGTGTGCCGGATCGGCGGCGACGAGTTCATCGTCGTATTCGAGGACGTGCCGTCGGTGGATCATGCTGTCGCAGCGGGGAACCGAATTCTGCAGCGAGTCCAGGGGGAGCCCGTGCGGTGTAAGGCGGTGACACTGCATCCGTCGTTGAGTATGGGTATCTCGTGTCTGGGCGGCAGTGCACGTACGCCGGAAGAGCTGCTGTCCCAAGCCGATATCGCAATGTTCGAGTCCAAGAAGAACCGGTTGGACGAATGCGTGCTCTACACCGACGGGATCGGGTCACGGCACAGGGGGAAAGTGGATCTGCGATCGGAAGTGGCGGGCGCCATCTCCCGATCGGAGTTCCGGATGGCCTATCAGCCCATTGTGAATTCGGTGACCGGAGCGCTTTTCGGCCTCGAGGCGCTGGTGCGGTGGCGCATCGGCGGCGAGGAGATGCCGGCCACCGACATCATCGCGTTGGCCGAGAGCGCCGGACAGATCACCCCGCTGAGCCGCTGGATTCTGATGCGCAGTTTCGACGACTACGCCTCCTTGGGAAGGGACGACCTCAAACTGCACGTCAACCTCTCGACCGACCACGTCCAGGACGGCAGCTTCCTGGACGACCTGATCGGTGCTCAGCGTGACTGCGGGATACCGCCGGAGAACATCTGCCTGGAACTCACCGAACGGACGTTCTACGGTGATCCGGCTCCGGCCTGCGTGGCCTTACGGCACGCTCGCAGCATCGGATTCAACCTTGCAATAGACGATTTCGGTGTCGATCACGCCAGCATGACGAATCTGCTGCATGTTCCCGTCGACTGGCTGAAGATCGACCGCACCTTCGTCGCCGAGGTGCATGACGACCAGCGTGTCCAACGCCTGGTGCGCAGCCAGATCGCCCTTGCCGCGTGCATGCATGTGGATCTGATAGCGGAGGGCGTGGAGAACCAGAAGCAGGCCGACTGGCTCAGGGACGCGGGATGCCTGCTGCAGCAGGGATTCCTGTATGCCCACCCGATCGAGGCGATCGACCTCGACGTCCAGGTCGAGAAGTGGCCGAGGGCGTGGACGATCGGCGATTCCGGTGAGGCAAGGGTGATATGA
- a CDS encoding APC family permease: MSQNASPPRSHLSRSLGLWAVVGLGLGYMTPMTVFDTFGIVSGETNGVVPLAYIVALVAMVFTAISYGRMTRVYPSAGSAYTYASETIHPNFGFVVGWSSLLDYLLLPMVNAVIARIYFESFFPSAPSWVFVLGYVAAITALNYLSMKGTSRVNGILVVFQVVLIGAFLVLAAMALSKGVGAGTIFTLDPLAHEGVQMQAVVAGATVVCFSFIGFDAITMYAEEAKSPDIVPRAIVLALLIGGAIFFAAAWFSQSVFPTLDGFEVTDDTLPEMALKVGGMVFKVFFVSAALAAVVASSLASHASVARMIYVMGRNGRGRFGRFLSYIHPRFLTPAHAVLIVGVVSLLAVKFTLEFASSMINFGALIAFTVVNLTIIVLFAFRLKRRRTPKEIATNIVLPAIGMALTGALWVNLHFDALLYGGIWLAIGIAVLVYLTKGFRDQLTMRIEDETLTEEGTPVPDFKH; the protein is encoded by the coding sequence TTGTCGCAAAACGCATCTCCGCCGAGATCGCACCTCTCACGGTCGCTCGGATTGTGGGCCGTCGTCGGTCTGGGGTTGGGATACATGACACCGATGACGGTGTTCGACACGTTCGGGATCGTCTCGGGTGAGACGAACGGGGTGGTACCACTCGCCTACATCGTCGCCCTGGTCGCGATGGTGTTCACCGCGATCAGCTACGGGCGGATGACGCGGGTCTACCCGTCGGCGGGTTCGGCCTACACCTACGCCTCGGAGACCATTCACCCCAACTTCGGTTTCGTGGTGGGGTGGTCCTCGCTGCTGGACTATCTGCTGCTTCCGATGGTGAACGCGGTCATCGCGCGCATCTACTTCGAGTCGTTCTTTCCCTCAGCACCGTCATGGGTCTTCGTGCTGGGGTACGTCGCCGCCATCACCGCGCTGAATTACCTGAGTATGAAAGGAACCTCGCGGGTGAACGGAATCCTCGTGGTCTTCCAGGTCGTACTCATCGGTGCGTTTCTGGTGCTGGCGGCGATGGCGCTGAGCAAGGGCGTCGGGGCGGGCACGATCTTCACCCTCGATCCGCTCGCCCACGAAGGTGTCCAGATGCAGGCTGTGGTCGCAGGCGCGACCGTTGTCTGCTTTTCGTTCATCGGCTTCGACGCGATCACGATGTACGCCGAGGAAGCGAAATCACCGGACATCGTGCCACGGGCAATTGTCCTGGCACTGCTCATCGGCGGCGCCATCTTCTTCGCTGCGGCATGGTTCAGCCAGTCGGTGTTCCCGACTCTCGACGGGTTCGAGGTCACCGATGACACGCTGCCCGAGATGGCGCTGAAGGTCGGCGGCATGGTGTTCAAGGTGTTCTTCGTATCAGCCGCTCTGGCCGCGGTAGTGGCGTCGAGCCTCGCGTCGCACGCCAGCGTCGCGAGGATGATCTACGTGATGGGGCGCAACGGCAGGGGACGATTCGGGCGTTTCCTGTCCTACATTCATCCGCGGTTCCTCACCCCTGCCCACGCCGTCCTCATCGTCGGCGTGGTGTCACTGCTCGCGGTGAAATTCACCCTGGAATTCGCCTCGTCGATGATCAACTTCGGCGCCCTCATCGCATTCACGGTGGTGAATCTGACGATCATCGTGCTGTTCGCCTTCCGCCTCAAGCGGCGGCGCACCCCGAAAGAGATCGCCACCAACATCGTGCTGCCGGCCATCGGCATGGCGCTGACGGGGGCACTGTGGGTCAACCTGCATTTCGATGCCCTGCTCTATGGCGGCATCTGGCTGGCCATCGGGATCGCGGTTTTGGTCTACCTGACGAAGGGCTTCCGCGACCAACTGACGATGCGGATCGAAGACGAGACCCTGACCGAGGAAGGTACGCCGGTACCGGACTTCAAGCATTGA
- a CDS encoding EAL domain-containing protein, whose protein sequence is MGFDGVDEPLAEHGAELPVELVRTLLSLLRNRLGLETAWLSSFRDGVQTFEVLDGETESIGLSAGDRASLFDSYCVRVIDGRLPGIIPDTSANQTTAGLPITREFGLGAYVGVPVLNRSGGTVGMVCAVSREAKPYLADVDLRIVKQIAELIGTLIESPDTGRDTTAAQRASIRRVVYQRDFEVVFQSVHDVATGKVVGVEALARFPREPFRPDGFLAQAALLGLGIELETAIVARVISMLPQLPEDVYVAVNISPSAALVAPWAQMLADVDPARIVLELTEHDAVLDYGALDDALEPCRARGVRVAVDDVGAGFSSFSHVLELSPEFVKIDQSITRHIDVDDARRRLAHAIAELAGQMGATVIAEGVETQGELDAVHSVGISSAQGYYLSRPCPLVHGFPPAAAAASTDLLPTAVDLLGERRFELALAHSPIGMAVVGLDGSFLRTNRALRNMLGYTKRELAELTFQEITHPDDLDADIALLTECLEGRRRSYRIDKRYVAADGRIVWGALTVVVVNAPRDQPRYFVSQIVDVTADRIREADLARQAATDPLTGVANRSAGWSRLEQLDVSGRGYGILFCDIERFKNVNDQYGHRAGDRLLVEVAARLRAAVDDDDMLARWGGDEFLVITDSVNDWELARLADRITDQLESGPVTVAEGRQVLARLTIGFAAHRTGDGRSIDGVLEHADQAMYNKRRRDRARAAGS, encoded by the coding sequence ATGGGGTTCGACGGGGTCGACGAGCCGCTCGCAGAACATGGGGCGGAGCTTCCCGTCGAACTGGTCCGTACGTTGCTGAGTCTGCTGCGTAACCGGCTCGGACTGGAGACAGCATGGCTGTCTTCCTTTCGTGACGGCGTGCAGACCTTCGAGGTGCTCGACGGTGAAACCGAATCGATCGGACTGTCCGCAGGCGACCGCGCGTCCCTGTTCGACTCCTACTGTGTGCGCGTGATCGACGGGCGACTGCCCGGGATCATCCCCGACACCAGCGCCAACCAGACCACCGCGGGCCTGCCGATCACCAGAGAATTCGGGCTGGGTGCCTACGTCGGTGTGCCGGTGCTCAACCGCAGCGGCGGGACGGTCGGGATGGTATGTGCGGTGAGCCGCGAGGCCAAGCCCTACCTCGCCGACGTGGACCTGCGCATCGTCAAGCAGATCGCCGAGCTCATCGGCACGCTGATCGAATCCCCGGACACCGGCCGGGACACCACCGCCGCGCAGCGCGCGTCGATACGACGCGTGGTGTATCAACGCGACTTCGAAGTGGTGTTCCAATCGGTCCACGACGTGGCGACCGGCAAGGTGGTGGGCGTGGAGGCGCTGGCCCGCTTCCCCCGTGAGCCATTTCGTCCGGACGGATTTCTCGCCCAGGCCGCACTACTGGGCTTGGGAATCGAGTTGGAGACCGCGATCGTGGCGCGGGTCATCTCGATGCTTCCGCAACTGCCCGAGGACGTGTACGTCGCGGTGAACATCTCCCCGTCCGCGGCGCTTGTCGCTCCGTGGGCCCAGATGCTGGCGGATGTCGACCCGGCGCGAATTGTCCTGGAGCTCACCGAGCATGACGCTGTCCTGGACTACGGCGCGCTTGATGACGCGCTCGAGCCGTGCCGTGCCCGCGGCGTGCGGGTTGCGGTCGACGACGTCGGCGCCGGCTTTTCCTCCTTCTCGCACGTACTGGAGTTGAGTCCGGAATTCGTCAAGATCGATCAGTCCATCACCCGTCATATCGACGTCGACGACGCCCGGCGTCGATTGGCGCACGCCATCGCCGAACTCGCCGGACAGATGGGCGCGACCGTGATCGCCGAAGGCGTTGAGACACAAGGCGAACTCGATGCCGTCCACTCGGTTGGCATCAGTTCCGCGCAAGGCTATTACCTCAGCCGGCCATGCCCTCTCGTGCACGGATTTCCACCTGCGGCCGCCGCGGCGTCCACCGACCTCCTGCCGACCGCGGTGGACCTGTTGGGAGAGCGGCGATTTGAACTCGCACTCGCTCACTCGCCGATCGGCATGGCCGTCGTCGGCCTGGACGGATCGTTTCTGCGCACCAACCGCGCCCTGCGGAACATGCTCGGTTATACCAAACGTGAACTGGCCGAGCTGACATTCCAGGAGATCACCCACCCCGACGATCTCGACGCCGATATCGCACTTCTCACCGAATGCCTGGAAGGACGGCGGCGTTCCTACCGCATCGACAAACGCTATGTCGCCGCCGACGGGCGTATCGTGTGGGGCGCGCTGACCGTCGTCGTCGTGAACGCACCGCGAGATCAACCGCGCTACTTCGTATCGCAGATCGTGGACGTGACAGCCGATCGCATCCGTGAGGCCGATCTGGCCCGACAGGCCGCCACCGACCCCTTGACCGGGGTCGCCAATCGGTCTGCGGGGTGGAGCCGGCTAGAACAGCTCGACGTCAGCGGGCGGGGTTACGGCATCCTGTTCTGCGATATCGAGCGCTTCAAGAACGTCAACGACCAATACGGCCACCGCGCCGGGGACCGGCTCCTGGTCGAGGTCGCGGCGCGCCTGCGAGCGGCGGTGGACGATGACGACATGCTGGCTCGTTGGGGCGGTGACGAATTCCTGGTGATCACCGATTCCGTCAACGACTGGGAGCTCGCCCGCCTGGCCGATCGAATCACCGATCAGCTGGAGAGCGGTCCGGTGACAGTCGCCGAGGGTAGGCAGGTACTCGCGCGGTTGACCATCGGCTTCGCCGCCCACCGCACCGGTGACGGTCGATCGATCGACGGCGTCCTCGAACATGCCGACCAGGCCATGTACAACAAACGCCGCCGTGACCGAGCGCGCGCCGCGGGCAGTTAG
- a CDS encoding universal stress protein: MRLLIGYLATPGGADALALGVRLARTLGAELEICSVLPVPIPLDSEYQSELATQASQWLREAQKSVPDDVTARIHVSFHESFAEGISREAERLEVAAIVVGGSGGFAAGFSLGSVVNELLHSAPVPVAVAPRGTRHSDVERVRSITCGVGTRPGAEHLLDLAVRVSTAAGVPLRLVSLVALERYGSRSKVSAEGPRRQALDHAAAILAAAESSLPSGFPVTVVVADGATVEAAVEKLDWRDGDLIIVGSSRLAQPRRLFLGSTAAKMMRVLHVPLVVVPGPDTATDH; this comes from the coding sequence GTGAGACTGCTCATCGGATACCTGGCCACCCCTGGCGGCGCCGACGCGTTGGCCCTGGGCGTGCGGTTGGCCAGGACACTCGGCGCCGAGCTGGAGATCTGCTCGGTACTGCCGGTTCCCATTCCCCTTGACTCCGAATACCAAAGCGAGCTGGCCACCCAGGCCAGCCAGTGGCTGCGTGAGGCCCAGAAGTCGGTGCCCGACGATGTCACCGCCCGCATCCACGTGAGCTTTCACGAATCATTCGCCGAGGGCATCAGCCGGGAAGCCGAGCGGCTGGAGGTGGCCGCGATCGTGGTCGGCGGATCGGGTGGCTTTGCCGCCGGATTCTCCTTGGGCTCCGTCGTCAACGAACTGTTGCATTCGGCTCCGGTGCCCGTGGCAGTCGCTCCGCGCGGCACCAGGCACTCCGATGTCGAACGCGTCCGCAGCATCACCTGCGGGGTGGGCACCCGGCCGGGCGCCGAGCATCTGCTCGACCTGGCGGTGCGCGTCAGCACTGCCGCGGGAGTTCCGTTGCGGCTGGTGTCACTCGTCGCACTCGAGCGCTACGGCTCCAGAAGCAAAGTCAGCGCCGAAGGGCCGCGCCGACAGGCGCTCGACCACGCCGCGGCAATCCTGGCGGCCGCCGAGTCGTCGCTGCCCTCCGGGTTTCCGGTCACCGTGGTGGTCGCCGACGGGGCCACGGTCGAGGCGGCGGTGGAGAAGCTCGACTGGCGCGACGGCGATCTCATCATCGTCGGCTCCAGCCGGCTGGCCCAACCGAGACGGCTGTTCCTCGGCTCGACGGCGGCGAAGATGATGCGGGTCCTGCACGTGCCCCTCGTCGTCGTTCCCGGCCCCGACACCGCCACCGACCACTAG